A single Mangifera indica cultivar Alphonso chromosome 20, CATAS_Mindica_2.1, whole genome shotgun sequence DNA region contains:
- the LOC123204888 gene encoding mini zinc finger protein 3-like, with protein sequence MKKRQVVVKRDASGRSSGTSSSMVRHVRYVECQRNHAANIGGYAVDGCREFMASGEEGISALTCAACGCHRNFHRREVETEVVCEYTPPNSS encoded by the coding sequence ATGAAGAAACGTCAGGTGGTGGTTAAAAGAGATGCATCCGGGAGAAGTTCTGGTACTTCTTCTTCAATGGTCAGACACGTTCGATACGTTGAGTGCCAAAGGAATCACGCGGCGAATATTGGAGGATACGCCGTGGACGGCTGCAGAGAATTCATGGCGAGTGGTGAAGAAGGTATAAGTGCGCTCACATGCGCCGCTTGCGGCTGCCACAGGAATTTCCACAGAAGGGAAGTGGAAACTGAGGTAGTTTGTGAGTATACTCCTCCCAATTCAAGTTAa
- the LOC123204907 gene encoding gibberellin-regulated protein 6-like isoform X2, which produces MARLVLFVVLAVALGISMVMAKERTQYHRDSTNGFGAGSVRSYECPNECTRRCSKTQYHKTCMFMCQKCCAKCLCVPPGYHGNKDVCPCYNNLKTRRGGPKCP; this is translated from the exons ATGGCTAGGCTTGTCCTTTTTGTGGTTCTAGCAGTAGCGCTTGGCATTTCCATG GTTATGGCAAAAGAAAGAACCCAGTATCATCGAGACAGCACT AATGGATTTGGAGCTGGAAGTGTAAGGAGCTATG AATGCCCAAACGAATGCACAAGGAGATGCAGCAAGACACAATACCACAAAACCTGCATGTTCATGTGTCAAAAATGTTGTGCCAAATGCCTGTGTGTGCCTCCTGGATACCATGGGAACAAAGATGTTTGCCCTTGCTACAACAACTTGAAGACCAGGCGTGGAGGACCCAAATGCCCTTAA
- the LOC123204907 gene encoding gibberellin-regulated protein 6-like isoform X1, translated as MARLVLFVVLAVALGISMVGHKVMAKERTQYHRDSTNGFGAGSVRSYECPNECTRRCSKTQYHKTCMFMCQKCCAKCLCVPPGYHGNKDVCPCYNNLKTRRGGPKCP; from the exons ATGGCTAGGCTTGTCCTTTTTGTGGTTCTAGCAGTAGCGCTTGGCATTTCCATGGTGGGTCACAAG GTTATGGCAAAAGAAAGAACCCAGTATCATCGAGACAGCACT AATGGATTTGGAGCTGGAAGTGTAAGGAGCTATG AATGCCCAAACGAATGCACAAGGAGATGCAGCAAGACACAATACCACAAAACCTGCATGTTCATGTGTCAAAAATGTTGTGCCAAATGCCTGTGTGTGCCTCCTGGATACCATGGGAACAAAGATGTTTGCCCTTGCTACAACAACTTGAAGACCAGGCGTGGAGGACCCAAATGCCCTTAA
- the LOC123204811 gene encoding probable arabinosyltransferase ARAD1 isoform X1, which produces MSEKSIFPSRFLFYLITILMFLLILSSVFLLESSSSSFIPRSVFKLILLNHTSVYLKPNIKSEQYELPFLSSAAKTPLNSGEVACHISSSEKEKIGSFGQQKGKNCDPSQALLRVYMYDLPPEFHFGLLGWKGKANETWPDVSLRSQIPPYPGGLNLQHSMEYWLTLDLLLSNTANLERPCSAIRVKNSSQADVIFVPFFSSLSYNRHSKIHGKEKISVNEMLQKKLVQFLKDQDEWKRLGGHDHIVVAHHPNGMVDARKKLGSAMFVLADFGRYPMEIANIEKDIIAPYMHLVRAIPSSESLPFEKRPTLVYFQGAIYRKDGGVIRQELYYLLKDEKDVHFAFGSIRGDGVKNAGQGMASSKFCLNIAGDTPSSNRLFDAIASHCVPVIISDEIELPYEDVLDYSEFCITVNSSNAIREGFLLNLLRGVKQDKWTKMWERLKEIVHYFEYQYPSQPGDAVDMIWQAVSRKASSIRFKIHRQKRYNRSQLMVNNDLNEESY; this is translated from the exons ATGTCAGAAAAGAGCATATTTCCCTCAAGGTTTCTGTTCTACTTAATAACTATTTTAATGTTCCTTTTGATCCTTTCTTCTGTGTTCCTTCTTGAATCCAGTAGCAGTTCTTTTATACCAAGATCAGTATTCAAGCTTATTCTGCTGAATCACACATCAGTTTACTTAAAACCCAATATCAAGAGTGAACAATATGAACTGCCTTTTCTTTCATCTGCTGCAAAAACTCCTTTGAATAGTGGAGAGGTGGCATGTCACATTTCCAGTTCTGAGAAGGAAAAGATTGGTTCTTTTGGACAacagaaaggaaaaaattgcGACCCAAGTCAGGCTCTTTTAAGGGTGTACATGTACGACTTACCTCCTGAATTTCACTTTGGATTATTGGGTTGGAAGGGAAAGGCAAATGAGACATGGCCCGATGTTAGCTTGCGAAGCCAAATTCCGCCATACCCAGGTGGCTTGAATTTACAGCACAGTATGGAGTATTGGCTCACTCTTGATCTTCTATTATCAAATACAGCAAATTTGGAAAGACCCTGTTCTGCAATTAGAGTCAAGAATTCAAGTCAAGCAGATGTAATATTTGTGCCTTTCTTCTCGTCTTTGAGCTACAACCGCCACTCTAAGATTCATGGAAAGGAGAAGATTAGTGTTAATGAGATGTTGCAAAAGAAATTGGTTCAGTTTTTGAAAGATCAGGATGAATGGAAAAGATTGGGTGGGCACGATCACATAGTAGTGGCTCACCATCCAAATGGCATGGTAGATGCAAGAAAGAAGTTGGGTTCTGCCATGTTTGTGCTTGCAGATTTTGGAAGATACCCCATGGAAATAGCAAATATTGAGAAGGATATTATCGCACCTTACATGCATCTTGTGAGGGCCATTCCCAGTAGTGAATCTTTGCCATTTGAAAAACGTCCTACATTAGTTTATTTTCAAGGAGCAATATACAGAAAAGAT GGAGGAGTCATTCGCCAGGAACTATATTACCTTCTGAAAGATGAAAAAGATGTACACTTTGCATTTGGAAGCATTCGAGGAGATGGGGTTAAAAACGCAGGCCAAGGGATGGCCTCATCTAAATTTTGCCTCAATATAGCAGGTGATACCCCTTCCTCAAATCGCCTTTTTGATGCAATTGCGAGCCACTGCGTTCCTGTGATAATAAGTGATGAGATTGAGTTACCATATGAAGATGTCTTAGACTACTCAGAGTTTTGCATAACTGTTAATTCCTCCAATGCTATCAGGGAAGGATTTCTACTAAATCTTCTCAGGGGTGTCAAGCAAGACAAGTGGACCAAGATGTGGGAAAGGTTAAAGGAAATTGTACACTACTTTGAATATCAATATCCATCCCAGCCTGGCGATGCTGTAGATATGATTTGGCAGGCGGTTTCACGCAAGGCATCTTCTATACGATTTAAAATTCACAGGCAGAAGAGATACAATAGATCTCAGCTTATGGTAAATAACGATCTGAACGAAGAATCTTACTGA
- the LOC123204811 gene encoding probable arabinosyltransferase ARAD1 isoform X2: MYDLPPEFHFGLLGWKGKANETWPDVSLRSQIPPYPGGLNLQHSMEYWLTLDLLLSNTANLERPCSAIRVKNSSQADVIFVPFFSSLSYNRHSKIHGKEKISVNEMLQKKLVQFLKDQDEWKRLGGHDHIVVAHHPNGMVDARKKLGSAMFVLADFGRYPMEIANIEKDIIAPYMHLVRAIPSSESLPFEKRPTLVYFQGAIYRKDGGVIRQELYYLLKDEKDVHFAFGSIRGDGVKNAGQGMASSKFCLNIAGDTPSSNRLFDAIASHCVPVIISDEIELPYEDVLDYSEFCITVNSSNAIREGFLLNLLRGVKQDKWTKMWERLKEIVHYFEYQYPSQPGDAVDMIWQAVSRKASSIRFKIHRQKRYNRSQLMVNNDLNEESY; this comes from the exons ATGTACGACTTACCTCCTGAATTTCACTTTGGATTATTGGGTTGGAAGGGAAAGGCAAATGAGACATGGCCCGATGTTAGCTTGCGAAGCCAAATTCCGCCATACCCAGGTGGCTTGAATTTACAGCACAGTATGGAGTATTGGCTCACTCTTGATCTTCTATTATCAAATACAGCAAATTTGGAAAGACCCTGTTCTGCAATTAGAGTCAAGAATTCAAGTCAAGCAGATGTAATATTTGTGCCTTTCTTCTCGTCTTTGAGCTACAACCGCCACTCTAAGATTCATGGAAAGGAGAAGATTAGTGTTAATGAGATGTTGCAAAAGAAATTGGTTCAGTTTTTGAAAGATCAGGATGAATGGAAAAGATTGGGTGGGCACGATCACATAGTAGTGGCTCACCATCCAAATGGCATGGTAGATGCAAGAAAGAAGTTGGGTTCTGCCATGTTTGTGCTTGCAGATTTTGGAAGATACCCCATGGAAATAGCAAATATTGAGAAGGATATTATCGCACCTTACATGCATCTTGTGAGGGCCATTCCCAGTAGTGAATCTTTGCCATTTGAAAAACGTCCTACATTAGTTTATTTTCAAGGAGCAATATACAGAAAAGAT GGAGGAGTCATTCGCCAGGAACTATATTACCTTCTGAAAGATGAAAAAGATGTACACTTTGCATTTGGAAGCATTCGAGGAGATGGGGTTAAAAACGCAGGCCAAGGGATGGCCTCATCTAAATTTTGCCTCAATATAGCAGGTGATACCCCTTCCTCAAATCGCCTTTTTGATGCAATTGCGAGCCACTGCGTTCCTGTGATAATAAGTGATGAGATTGAGTTACCATATGAAGATGTCTTAGACTACTCAGAGTTTTGCATAACTGTTAATTCCTCCAATGCTATCAGGGAAGGATTTCTACTAAATCTTCTCAGGGGTGTCAAGCAAGACAAGTGGACCAAGATGTGGGAAAGGTTAAAGGAAATTGTACACTACTTTGAATATCAATATCCATCCCAGCCTGGCGATGCTGTAGATATGATTTGGCAGGCGGTTTCACGCAAGGCATCTTCTATACGATTTAAAATTCACAGGCAGAAGAGATACAATAGATCTCAGCTTATGGTAAATAACGATCTGAACGAAGAATCTTACTGA
- the LOC123203905 gene encoding LOW QUALITY PROTEIN: uncharacterized protein LOC123203905 (The sequence of the model RefSeq protein was modified relative to this genomic sequence to represent the inferred CDS: substituted 2 bases at 2 genomic stop codons), translating to MSDHLILCVDRLVTPDNLHTLQGNGPPGSSSEYSSSHAADPLARVVDVEGVGEYGVSEEEEPLIQMVECRICQEEDSIKNLEVPCACSGSLKFAHRKCVQHWCKEKRDITCEKCHQPYQPGYTTSPPPPQAEDTTIDISEAWTVSGASLDLHDPRLLVMAAAEHHLLEAEYNEYADSNASGAAFCRSAALILMALLLLRHALSLTISDAEDDASTFFSLFLLWAAGFLLTCYIMAWAVGILQHXRQRXEAAALAATEVAFMLRAGQRRGLHFTVVPGPPVSPHQEPLQ from the exons ATGAGTGATCACCTGATTTTGTGTGTTGACCGCCTTGTAACGCCTGATAATTTGCATACTCTGCAAGGGAATGGGCCCCCGGGATCATCCAGTGAGTATTCCAGTTCTCATGCTGCTGATCCACTGGCTCGTGTTGTTGATGTTGAGGGAGTGGGAGAATATGGTGTatctgaagaagaagaaccacTTATTCAAATGGTGGAGTGTCGCATATGCCAGGAGGAGGATAGCATTAAGAATTTGGAGGTCCCATGTGCTTGCAGTGGCAGTTTGA AATTTGCCCATAGGAAATGTGTCCAGCATTGGTGCAAAGAGAAACGGGATATAACTTGTGAGAAATGTCATCAG CCATACCAACCTGGATATACTACTTCACCACCTCCCCCTCAGGCTGAAGATACTACAATTGATATCAG TGAGGCTTGGACAGTCTCTGGTGCTTCCTTGGACTTGCATGATCCACGACTTTTGGTGATGGCAGCAGCAGAACACCATTTGTTGGAGGCTGAGTACAATGAATATGCTGATAGCAATGCTAGCGGGGCTGCCTTCTGCCGCTCTGCAGCACTAATT TTAATGGCGCTGCTTCTCTTGAGGCATGCACTGTCTCTCACCATTTCAGATGCAGAGGATGATGCTTCTACATTTTTCTCT CTTTTCTTGCTCTGGGCTGCTGGTTTTCTTCTTACATGTTATATAATGGCATGGGCTGTCGGCATATTGCAGCATTGAAGGCAAAGATAG GAAGCAGCAGCACTTGCTGCAACAGAAGTTGCATTTATGCTTCGCGCTGGGCAACGCCGTGGTTTGCATTTCACAGTAGTGCCAGGACCTCCAGTGAGCCCCCATCAGGAACCACTCCAATAA
- the LOC123203959 gene encoding protein EMBRYO DEFECTIVE 514-like, with the protein MAEEAVKEISKTNAAKEDMDLEAGGYENADFKAKRSREEEEEGDGNADASKKQKVDENDKPMEEGQLEKELEGAEANNGSGRVTLGPKMFGSSVEMFDYFFKILHFWPPNLNVNKYEYMVLLELLKRGHAEADRKIGGGVQAIQVRYHPSWKSRCFYLIREDESVEDFSFRKCVDNILPLPEDMKNKVEANKFLGRGGGGKGRGAKNGRGRGGKWRN; encoded by the exons ATGGCGGAGGAAGCAGTGAAAGAAATCAGCAAGACCAACGCGGCCAAGGAAGACATGGATCTCGAAGCAGGAGGATACGAAAACGCCGACTTTAAGGCGAAGCGTTCGAGAGAGGAGGAAGAGGAGGGGGACGGTAACGCTGATGCTTCGAAGAAGCAGAAGGTTGATGAGAACGACAAGCCGATGGAGGAGGGGCAGTTGGAGAAAGAGTTAGAGGGTGCGGAGGCTAATAATGGATCGGGTCGGGTCACTTTGGGCCCGAAGATGTTCGGATCGTCGGTTGAGATGTTCGATTACTTTTTCAAGATTCTTCACTTTTGGCCACCCAATTTAAACGTCAACAAg TATGAGTACATGGTGTTGCTAGAGTTGCTCAAACGAGGTCATGCAGAAGCTGACCGCAAGATTGGAGGAGGAGTCCAAGCTATCCAAGTTCGATACCACCCAAGTTGGAAAAGTAGGTGCTTTTATCTCATTAGAGAGGATGAATCTGTCGAAGATTTCAGCTTCAGGAAGTGTGTGGATAACATACTCCCATTACCTGAAGACATGAAAAATAAAGTTGAGGCCAATAAGTTTTTGGGTAGGGGTGGTGGTGGCAAGGGTCGTGGAGCAAAAAATGGCCGTGGAAGAGGTGGCAAGTGGAGGAACTGA